One part of the Sulfolobus tengchongensis genome encodes these proteins:
- a CDS encoding NAD(P)/FAD-dependent oxidoreductase encodes MRIAILGGGVAGSTLAYLLSRVNNEVIIFDINQSYVKPCGDIVPNVYNPPFNWTQTFGIKRFSFYIDGEKIYDVEYARTKWLVIDKWAWINNMRKSAKVVVSHDIVLKDFDYVIDSRGPYPMDREVVYTTRAIIETEDFDDEAILEFDTRYTGFYWIFPSKENEYNIGAGFLEYKNSKEMLYQYIRRKYRNFKIKDVRGAPISIGNVKNKKLRIGEARGLVFPLSGEGIRPSAISAEYAFEAIYKERNFDNFMDQKLGVIEKRIRIQRMLLDLYRYSSLNLRKTFMKVFFKNDVLIDTYLEDKIDLNGLVESLKSVKQNGSIIRKFEKQNW; translated from the coding sequence ATGAGAATTGCCATATTAGGAGGAGGCGTCGCAGGCTCTACATTAGCTTATTTGTTATCGAGGGTTAATAATGAAGTTATTATCTTTGATATTAATCAGAGTTATGTGAAACCATGTGGCGATATCGTACCAAATGTTTACAATCCGCCCTTTAATTGGACACAAACTTTTGGTATAAAAAGATTTTCATTTTATATTGATGGAGAGAAAATCTATGATGTGGAATATGCTCGTACTAAGTGGTTAGTTATAGATAAATGGGCATGGATAAATAATATGAGAAAGAGCGCTAAAGTAGTAGTGTCACATGACATTGTTCTTAAAGATTTTGATTACGTGATAGATAGTAGGGGACCCTATCCCATGGATAGGGAAGTTGTTTATACTACTAGGGCAATAATAGAGACTGAAGACTTTGATGACGAGGCAATATTAGAGTTTGACACAAGATACACTGGTTTTTATTGGATATTTCCAAGTAAAGAGAACGAATACAATATAGGTGCGGGGTTTTTAGAATATAAAAATTCTAAGGAAATGCTCTATCAATATATTAGAAGAAAATATAGAAACTTTAAGATAAAAGATGTTAGAGGTGCGCCTATTAGTATTGGAAATGTAAAAAATAAAAAGCTAAGAATAGGTGAGGCAAGAGGTCTAGTTTTTCCATTGAGCGGTGAAGGAATAAGACCATCTGCCATTTCAGCAGAATACGCTTTCGAGGCAATATATAAAGAAAGGAATTTTGATAATTTTATGGATCAAAAACTTGGTGTGATTGAGAAAAGAATTAGAATTCAAAGAATGCTATTAGATTTATATAGATATTCTAGTTTAAATTTGAGAAAAACGTTTATGAAAGTATTTTTTAAAAACGATGTACTTATAGACACTTATTTAGAAGATAAAATAGATTTGAACGGATTAGTTGAGTCATTGAAGAGCGTGAAGCAAAATGGAAGTATTATTAGAAAATTCGAAAAGCAAAACTGGTAA